One genomic segment of Prunus dulcis unplaced genomic scaffold, ALMONDv2, whole genome shotgun sequence includes these proteins:
- the LOC117613262 gene encoding asparagine--tRNA ligase, cytoplasmic 1-like — MGFWNNTDRLTKQGAATTSQLLAAIDQEHGRREKKKNNQRIGKVDPIRNPIKNKSTTSLPLEFVRNFVHLRPRTCTISAVIRIRSALAHATHIFFLERGFLNVQTPIMNCSDCEGAGEMFQVTTLFSEGEKLEKDLLKNPPPSEADVEAAKVIVKEKGDVVALLKSSKASKMDIGDAVAELKRAKENLWKLEERSKLQPGIPHKEGKIDHTRDFFGRPTFLTVSGQLQLEAYACSLSKVYSFGPTFRAEKSHTTRHLAEFWMVEPEMAFAELEDDMNCAEDYVKFMCEWLLEKCHEDMEFFAERYDKSCIDRLRMVASTPFERITYTEAVDLLIEAVKNGKGFENHVEWGIDLSSEHERYLTEVKFQKPVIVYNYPKDIKAFYMRLNDDSETVAAMDVLVPKVGELIGGSQREERFDVLQNRILERGLPVDLYQWYLDLRRFGTVKHCGFGLGFERMVMFATGLDNIKDCIPNPRIQGRAD, encoded by the exons ATGGGATTCTGGAACAATACGGACAGACTAACAAAACAGGGGGCAGCAACAACTTCACAATTGCTCGCTGCAATTGATCAAGAACACGgcagaagagaaaagaaaaaaaacaatcagaGAAT AGGCAAAGTGGATCCAATAAGGAATCCAATAAAGAACAAGTCAACAACCAGCCTCCCCCTTGAGTTTGTGAGGAACTTTGTTCATTTGCGTCCCAGAACCTGCACG ATCTCTGCAGTTATTCGCATCAGAAGTGCCCTGGCACATGCAACTCACATATTCTTCCTAGAGCGTGGCTTTCTGAACGTGCAGACTCCAATTATGAATTGCAGCGATTGCGAGGGTGCCGGTGAGATGTTTCAAGTCACAACCTTGTTTAGTGAAGGTGAGAAGTTGGAAAAGGATCTGCTTAAGAACCCTCCTCCATCAGAAGCAGACGTAGAAGCTGCTAAGGTCATTGTTAAGGAGAAAGGAGATGTTGTTGCTCTGCTGAAATCTTCTAAAGCAAGTAAGATGGACATTGGTGATGCTGTGGCCGAACTGAAAAGGGCAAAGGAAAATCTCTGGAAGCTGGAGGAGAGGTCTAAGCTTCAACCTGGTATCCCTCATAAGGAAGGGAAGATTGACCATACTCGAGATTTCTTTGGCCGGCCAACATTTTTGACTGTTTCTGGCCAACTACAACTTGAAGCGTATGCATGTTCTCTTAGTAAGGTGTATTCATTTGGGCCTACTTTTCGAGCTGAGAAGTCACATACTACAAGGCATTTGGCAGAATTCTGGATGGTGGAGCCTGAAATGGCATTTGCGGAGCTTGAG GATGATATGAACTGTGCAGAGGATTATGTGAAATTCATGTGTGAGTGGTTACTTGAAAAATGCCATGAAGATATGGAATTTTTTGCCGAGAGGTATGATAAAAGTTGCATTGATCGTCTAAGAATGGTCGCTTCAACACCTTTTGAACGGATTACGTACACAGAAGCAGTGGACCTGCTAATTGAGGCGGTGAAAAATGGCAAGGGGTTTGAGAACCATGTGGAATGGGGGATTGATTTGTCATCTGAGCATGAAAG GTACTTGACGGAGGTGAAATTTCAGAAGCCTGTTATTGTTTACAATTACCCTAAAGATATCAAAGCATTCTACATGAGGCTCAATGATGATTCTGAAACAGTGGCTGCCATGGATGTGCTGGTACCAAAG gtGGGAGAGTTGATAGGGGGAAGCCAAAGGGAAGAGCGTTTCGATGTTCTCCAGAACAG GATTTTGGAGAGGGGACTGCCTGTTGACCTATACCAGTGGTACCTTGACTTGCGGCGCTTTGGGACTGTCAAACATTGTGGTTTTGGTTTAGGCTTCGAACGGATGGTTATGTTTGCTACTGGCCTTGACAATATTAAAGATTGTATTCCCAACCCCAGAATTCAGGGAAGGGCAGATTAA